The following nucleotide sequence is from Saimiri boliviensis isolate mSaiBol1 chromosome 6, mSaiBol1.pri, whole genome shotgun sequence.
cacacacacacagaaaatactcattgtgttacagttgcctacagtatacCATACAGCACatgttgtacaggtttgtagcctaggaataATAGGCTATACTGTATACCCCATAGGTGTGTAGtaagctataccatctaggtttgcatAAGCGTAATCTATGATATTCAAACAATAACTAAATTGCCTAATGCATTTCTCAGATATATCTGTCCTCACTCTACACATGACTGTACAGGAGAGGAAGCCTACCAGGGGAATTGATTACCTTGATTATGAAGTCTGAGAAGTTGAATATAGGCTGTCATTAAGCATGTATCCTGAAGATAAAAATATCCTGGCAGAGTTGGAACTAGtttaggaaagagagaaaaagttgCCTTCTCTCTACCCTTTTTCTTCAATCTAAACTACAAGCTGATTGGAGAGTGGCCACCCACATTGAAAGCTACTGTTTTCCACTTAGCTCACCAACTCACATGTCTCTctggaaacaccttcacagactcACCCAGAAAAAATGCTTcactaattctctttttttttttttttttttgagatggggtttcactcttgttacccaggctggagtgcaatggcgcgatctctgctcactgcaacttccggctcctgtgtttaagcaattctcctgcctcagcctcctgagtagctgggactacaggcacgcaccatcatgtccggctaatttttgtattttagtagagatggggtttcaccatgttgaccaggatggtctcgatctcttgacctcgtgatccacctgcctcggcctcccaaagtgctgagattacaagcgtgagccaccatgcccggccacttcACCAATTCTCTATGTGTTACTTAATCCAGTCATGTTGACACTTAAAATTAACCATAATACCATAGTAATATAATTACGCATATTTCAGTTTAAAAAGTACTGACTATGTCAGTCCAGAGTTTGAGTAGCCCAAGGAAGAAGTTAATTTAATCCATAAGCAAAAAAAGTCTTTGACTTATTTTCACACCTAGTGAACCTAGATTGGTTTATTGctgtctttttgtttatttggtcaGTTGGTTGGTTTTGgggttgtttctgttttaaagagCCAGGCTTCTGGGTCCTTCTCTCTAAAAATGCACCATAGAGCCCTCTGACCATCCTCTCATTTTTTGTTAGCCAATACAGATTTTTCTATTCCTGTCTCATAGGCATTCAGTAGTTATTTGAAAGAGGAATAGTGACAACCATGATTTTTTCTAGACCACTTAAGACTATAACCCAAGCTTCATATTAACATCCTGGGAAGAGGTATTTGAATAGATTTGCATTATGTTATAGACAGAAACTAGGAGTAGAAGTTGTGAGTCATCTAGTCAGTAATGTCTGCTGTAAAGCCTGAAGACTCTCCTTGTgtatgaatttttcatttttgttacaaAAGAAATAGTTTGTTCAGCTTTAATGAGCACTGCCAAGAAGAAAATTTAGCTACCACATACTATGACATGTTCACAGATTTTCACCAacccagaccccagaatgacatactgttctttcttcttcagaAACATGAATTCTGTAATCTTGCAAATCTTGCACAGGGCAATCGCCTGTCCCAATTGCATGAACTGCTTGCTAGACCCAGTCACAATAGACTGTGGACACAACTTTTGCAGGCCCTGTTTGTACGTCAGCTGGCCGGACATCCCAGCTCCTACTCAGTGCTCTATATGCAAGACGGAGATACGGCGGAGAGAATTTAAAACCAACACTACTTTGAAGAACGTGGCTTCCTGTGTCAGAAAAGCCAGCCTCTGGCATTTCCTGAGCTCTGAGGAGCAAAAGTGTGGAATTCACAGGAAGACGAAGAAGGTATTCTGTGAAGTGGACAAGAGCTTACTCTGTTTGCTGTGCTCTAACTCTCAGGAGCACCGGGATCACAGACACAGACACTGTCCCGTTGACCGGGCTGCTGAGGAATGTGAGGTAAGTGATGCCTCTGAAGATCTGTTTCTCAAAGGACTGATAAAATTCTTGTAAGTATATTTCCTTGGAGATTGGGTGATGCCATCTCTGTGTCCCTTTAAGCATCTCTGTTACAAGCTTCCTTGGCTTCAAACCTCTCAGATTTGATAAACATGAAGAGAAACAAAGCAAACACTATTTTTTTATGGGCTGATTTGTCTCTCATTCTGGGCCCCTTTTGTATATCAGAGTGTGAATTATACTTTATTGTCTTTACTGGTTCTCTGAGTCATGGCTCTTTTACAGGAGAAGCTCctaaagaaaatgcagtttttatcAGAAAAAGCTTGTGAAAATCACAGAAACCTGAACATGGAAACCACAAGAACCAGAGACTGGAAGGTTAGGACTGTAGTACTCTATTTTCTCCAGGAAATTATGGTGAACAAATGGGTGACTCTTAAAATAGGAACTTGATCTCAAACTATAGTGTTTCTGGAAttcaattaaaaaaggaaaaaacagttgAGAAAAAGtagcctaatttttcttttatgtaggGTACTTCGACTCCTTGGTtggatttcatatatatatatatatatatatatatatatatatatatatatataaattttattatacttaaggttctggggtacatgtgcagaacatgcaggactgttgcataggtacatacatggcaatgtggtttgctgcccacATCCctccttcacctgtatctggcatttctccccatgttttccctccccaacctccctgctccccactgtccctcccctattccccaacacccacaacagaccccagtgtgtgatgcccccctccctgtgtccatgtgttctcattgttcaacacccacctatgagtgagaacatgcagtgtttgattttctgttcctgtgtcagtttgctgagaatgatggtttccagattcacccatgtccctacaaaggacacaaactcatcatttttatggctgcatagtattccatggtgtatatgtgccacattttccttgtctagtttatcatcagtgggcatttgggttggtaggatttctttcttttttttttttttttttttttttttttgagacggagtttcactcttgttacccaggctggagtgcaatggcgcgatctcggctcaccgcaacctccgcctcctgggctcaggcaattctcctacctcagcctcctgagtagctgggattacaggcatgcaccaccatgcccagctaattttttgtatttttggtagagacggggtttcaccatgttgaccacgatggtctcgatctcttacctcgtgatccacccgcctcggcctcccaaagtgctgggattacaggcgtgagccaccatgcccggccggttTGGTAGGATTTCTATCCAAATGACAGGTGTTATCCCAGCATTCTCATCTGTTTTCATGCAAATCTGTAGTAATACACCAACGAATACAAGAAACTGGGCCATTTCTCAGTGTTCCCCATGTGCTGCTTAGATAAATCCTGGGCATAAAAGTTACTTGGCAGTCATGGAAATTTCATATGAACCTTCTGAGGCTGGGTCAGCATGAATTTGAATCCTGGTGGGCAAGTCTATTTGAAATGTGAGTTAAATTTCAGGCAGAAGGAGCAACAGCACAAATCTAGGGAAAGCATAAAATTAAGTATCTCAACTAATGATTACTGAATAATACATAACACATGATGGGAAAAGGGGTGAGAAATACAGACCTGTGTCTTGATGAAGACATACATATGCAATAAATATGGAAACTAGTATTTAATAGAGAACTCTAAAGACTTGAGAAGAATCCTAGAAATGATTTTCTCTTTGTGGATATTTATCTTGAGACTATAATATCTATTATTAATTCATTATAATATTAACtcattgaataatattttatgagtGCCTAGTGTCTGTCAAATATTAGAAAGTTTAgtagcaaagaagaaaggaaacatacAAATCTTCAATGGAAGTGATAGAAGCAAATGGTCACCATGCAGACACATGAAATACATGCTATGGTAGAGTGTAGCAGTGTCTTTGGAGAATAATCAAgcagggagacagagaaggagtACAGAGGCCAGGAACTGGGGATGAGGGTTTGAGTTTTCAATAGAGTGGTCAGAAAGAAGGCTCGTGGAAAAATTCACActgaaacaaaatcttaaaaaggagggtgtgtgtgtgtgtgtgtgtgtgtttgccttactcttatatatgtaaatatacatatataaatatatatatatatgtatctgtgtatgtatatatatggatatacatgaggaatatacatatacacacagaaaaatatattcatatatatccacatatacctatatattacatatatatatatgagtatatatattagaaatgtaTATGGAAAGAATTCTAGGTATAGAAAAGAGCATGTACAATATTTTTTTGAGTTTATTTAGGGGTTTGAGGAACCACAAGGATGTCCACGTTGCAGATTAGAGTGAGTTTGGAAGAGAATATATGAAACCTTATTAGGATATGTTATGCTAGGTGAAACGCGCTGAATTAACAATGCTAGTCTGtggtcattttatttcttttataacgGTTTTGCATCTCTTGCCTCAattctccaaaatagaaataatggttTCCTGTCTAGTCAATGTAGCTCTCTAGTTTAATtcgtaaaacaaaacaaaacaaaacaaaacaccctgtgttttctttcttgaaatgtgTGTTGGATGAGAGAAATCAGTTTTTATATAACtatcttagaaaacattttatcattAACCAAGAAAATGTAACTGGGCAAAAGCAACTATGTTAACGTTAAtgcagaaaaaaggagagaaataaaatgttgtgGAATCTGAGAACTGGCAAGACGGAGGGTTAAAATACTGGATGTTCAGGATGCTAAGAGGAACCGGTGAAATTCAAGAGAAGATGGAACAAACATTTCCATTTTGTCTAATTGTCACCGTAGGATTATGTGAGTTTAAGGATGGAAGCAATCAGAGCTCAATATCAGAAGATGCCGGCATTTCTCCGTGAAGAAGGGCAACATTATTTGGAGAGGCTGCAAAAAAACGGCGAGGACATTTTTCAGCAACTCAATGAAAGCAAAGCCAGAATGAAACGTTCGAGGGAGATGTTAAGAGGAATGTATGAGGAGCTGAAGGAAATAGGCTATAAACCAGATGTGGAACTACTTCAGGTGCGAACTGACCATGGGATATCAGGATGTTGAATATTCATATGCAGAgtgtttttcctctctcctgaAATTCATCTCCCCCTttatttccaggatttgtttccaaaaacacatttctttaacTAATGCTGGTTTG
It contains:
- the LOC101033027 gene encoding tripartite motif-containing protein 51-like encodes the protein MNSVILQILHRAIACPNCMNCLLDPVTIDCGHNFCRPCLYVSWPDIPAPTQCSICKTEIRRREFKTNTTLKNVASCVRKASLWHFLSSEEQKCGIHRKTKKVFCEVDKSLLCLLCSNSQEHRDHRHRHCPVDRAAEECEEKLLKKMQFLSEKACENHRNLNMETTRTRDWKDYVSLRMEAIRAQYQKMPAFLREEGQHYLERLQKNGEDIFQQLNESKARMKRSREMLRGMYEELKEIGYKPDVELLQAFADILYRCEFLLLQVPKPVNPELRTGPITGLVDKLRGFRVDITLHPERANSHIFLRGDLRSMNIGCDPQDDPCITAAPGCFLSWGAQTFTFGKYYWEVHVGDSCNWAFGVCNNYWKEKRQNDKIDEEKGLFLLGCVKEDVHCSLFTTSPLMVQYVPRPTHQVGVFLNCEDRTVSFVNIDQSSLIHTITNCSFSPPLRPIHCCSHF